In Streptomyces sp. SN-593, a single genomic region encodes these proteins:
- a CDS encoding ZIP family metal transporter translates to MPVLIAMCAFVMTLVGGVVAQHIGDRRHLVLGLAAGLMLGVVGFDLLPEALENQPRHVFGVPAGLLMFVAGFLALHVVERSVAIHRAHEGEYASHTHGHAHAHDPVKGVGVAAACALVGHSVMDGFAIGAAFQAGNTVGIVVAIAVVAHDFADGFNTYTITRLYGNGRRRAQTLLAADAIAPVAGAAITLAFTIPSGVLGLYLGFFAGFLLYLATSDILPEAHSPHPSTSTLLCTVGGAGVMWMVIGLAN, encoded by the coding sequence ATGCCGGTCCTGATAGCCATGTGCGCCTTCGTGATGACCCTCGTCGGCGGTGTCGTCGCACAGCACATCGGAGACCGCCGCCACCTCGTGCTGGGGCTCGCCGCCGGGCTGATGCTGGGCGTCGTCGGGTTCGACCTGCTGCCCGAGGCGCTGGAGAACCAGCCCCGGCACGTCTTCGGGGTGCCCGCGGGCCTCCTGATGTTCGTGGCCGGCTTCCTGGCCCTGCACGTCGTGGAGCGGTCGGTCGCCATCCACCGCGCCCACGAGGGCGAGTACGCCTCGCACACCCACGGACACGCCCACGCGCACGACCCCGTCAAGGGCGTCGGCGTCGCCGCCGCGTGCGCGCTGGTCGGGCACAGCGTGATGGACGGCTTCGCGATCGGCGCCGCGTTCCAGGCCGGGAACACCGTCGGCATCGTGGTGGCCATCGCGGTCGTCGCCCACGACTTCGCCGACGGGTTCAACACCTACACGATCACGCGGCTCTACGGGAACGGCCGGCGCCGTGCCCAGACGCTGCTGGCCGCCGACGCGATCGCCCCGGTGGCCGGCGCCGCGATCACCCTGGCCTTCACCATCCCGTCCGGGGTGCTCGGCCTCTACCTCGGCTTCTTCGCCGGCTTCCTGCTCTACCTCGCCACCTCCGACATCCTCCCCGAGGCCCACAGCCCGCACCCCTCCACCTCCACCCTGCTCTGCACGGTCGGCGGCGCGGGCGTCATGTGGATGGTGATCGGCCTCGCCAACTAG
- a CDS encoding DUF6479 family protein — translation MSLSEQHMVQLALPAGSIGPLVIGICIVIVLIAAVVFGMRRLGRGPGVPTGTRPRSGAWQTRQEHDSGAPPDHGPGHQGDGLRSHDARRIEPDEMPQDGRRRFPHEVHDSGVRSGRVPSHPRRHSGPNVD, via the coding sequence ATGTCTCTTTCCGAGCAGCACATGGTCCAGCTCGCTCTTCCCGCCGGTTCGATCGGTCCCCTGGTGATCGGTATCTGCATCGTGATCGTCCTGATCGCGGCCGTGGTGTTCGGGATGCGGCGGCTGGGCAGGGGCCCGGGGGTGCCGACGGGCACACGGCCCCGGTCGGGCGCGTGGCAGACCCGCCAGGAGCACGACAGCGGTGCACCGCCGGACCACGGTCCCGGGCACCAGGGCGACGGGCTGCGCAGCCATGACGCGCGGCGGATCGAGCCCGACGAGATGCCGCAGGACGGCCGGCGCAGGTTCCCGCACGAGGTGCACGACTCCGGGGTGCGCTCCGGTCGTGTCCCCTCCCACCCGCGCCGCCACAGCGGCCCCAACGTGGACTGA
- a CDS encoding transketolase, protein MPPTVTQDTVLSDAQVAELAQQLRVDAVRAADAAGSGHPTSSMSAAEIFAVLLARHLRYDFDRPEHPGNDHLILSKGHASPLLYAAYKAAGAIADDELLTFRKLGSRLEGHPTPKVPWVDVATGSLGQGLPIGVGVALAGARLDRLPYRVWVVCGDSEMAEGSVWEAFEQAGMEGLDNLTLIVDVNRLGQRGPTRHGWDLDAYARRIRAFGWHTVEIDGHDVDAVDRAMATARANRGAPTAIIARTRKGRGVAAVENQEGKHGKPLPDAEAAIRELGGRRDLRVQVQAPADAERPAREAPDPDAALPRYDRGGSVATRTAFGETLAVLGDRRGDVVTLDGEVGDSTKAQLFAADHPERYIECYIAEQELIGSAVGVGVCGWTPYASTFAAFLTRAHDFLRMAAVSRSDLNVVGTHAGVAIGEDGPSQMGLEDLAMLRAIHGSTVLYPCDANQTVQLVTAMAERRGITYLRASRGDFPVIYGPDEAFPIGGSKVLRAGGEDQVTLIGAGVTVHEALSAADKLAAEGIAARVIDLYSLKPVDVQTLRTAARETGRFVTVEDHHPEGGLGDAVLEAFGNGHPMPLCTRLAVHSMPGSATPDEQLDAAGVSAPAIAAAARKLLAD, encoded by the coding sequence ATGCCCCCGACCGTCACGCAGGACACCGTGCTCAGCGACGCGCAGGTCGCCGAACTCGCGCAGCAGCTCAGAGTGGACGCGGTCCGCGCCGCGGACGCCGCCGGCTCCGGCCACCCGACGTCCTCGATGTCCGCCGCGGAGATCTTCGCGGTGCTGCTCGCCCGGCACCTGCGCTACGACTTCGACCGTCCCGAGCACCCCGGCAACGACCACCTGATCCTGTCCAAGGGCCACGCGTCCCCGCTGCTGTACGCCGCCTACAAGGCGGCCGGCGCGATCGCGGACGACGAGCTGCTCACCTTCCGCAAGCTCGGCAGCCGGCTGGAGGGCCACCCGACCCCGAAGGTCCCGTGGGTCGACGTGGCCACCGGCTCGCTCGGCCAGGGCCTGCCGATCGGCGTGGGCGTGGCCCTGGCCGGCGCGCGCCTGGACCGCCTGCCCTACCGCGTGTGGGTGGTGTGCGGTGACAGCGAGATGGCCGAGGGATCGGTGTGGGAGGCGTTCGAGCAGGCCGGGATGGAAGGGCTCGACAACCTCACGCTGATCGTCGACGTCAACCGGCTCGGCCAGCGCGGACCCACCCGGCACGGCTGGGACCTGGACGCGTACGCCCGGCGGATCAGGGCCTTCGGCTGGCACACCGTGGAGATCGACGGCCACGACGTGGACGCCGTCGACCGGGCCATGGCCACCGCCCGCGCCAACCGCGGCGCGCCCACCGCGATCATCGCCCGCACCCGCAAGGGCAGGGGCGTGGCCGCGGTGGAGAACCAGGAGGGCAAGCACGGCAAGCCGCTGCCGGACGCCGAGGCCGCGATCCGCGAGCTGGGCGGCCGCCGCGACCTGCGGGTCCAGGTCCAGGCGCCCGCCGACGCCGAGCGCCCCGCGCGCGAGGCCCCCGACCCCGACGCCGCCCTGCCCCGCTACGACCGGGGCGGCAGCGTCGCCACGCGCACCGCGTTCGGCGAGACGCTGGCGGTGCTCGGCGACCGGCGCGGCGACGTCGTCACGCTCGACGGCGAGGTCGGCGACTCCACCAAGGCGCAGCTCTTCGCCGCCGACCACCCCGAGCGCTACATCGAGTGCTACATCGCCGAGCAGGAGCTGATCGGCTCGGCCGTCGGCGTCGGGGTGTGCGGCTGGACGCCGTACGCGTCCACCTTCGCGGCGTTCCTCACCCGCGCGCACGACTTCCTGCGGATGGCCGCGGTGTCCCGCTCCGACCTCAACGTGGTCGGCACCCACGCGGGCGTCGCCATCGGCGAGGACGGCCCGTCCCAGATGGGCCTGGAGGACCTGGCGATGCTGCGCGCGATCCACGGCAGCACCGTGCTCTACCCGTGCGACGCCAACCAGACCGTGCAGCTCGTCACGGCCATGGCCGAGCGGCGCGGCATCACCTACCTGCGGGCCAGCCGCGGCGACTTCCCGGTGATCTACGGCCCCGACGAGGCGTTCCCGATCGGCGGCAGCAAGGTGCTGCGCGCGGGCGGGGAGGACCAGGTCACCCTGATCGGCGCCGGCGTCACCGTGCACGAGGCGCTGAGCGCGGCGGACAAGCTCGCGGCCGAGGGGATCGCCGCCCGGGTGATCGACCTCTACTCCCTCAAGCCGGTCGACGTGCAGACCCTGCGGACGGCCGCCCGGGAGACCGGCCGGTTCGTCACCGTCGAGGACCACCACCCCGAGGGCGGCCTCGGCGACGCGGTCCTGGAGGCGTTCGGCAACGGGCACCCGATGCCGCTGTGCACCCGGCTGGCCGTCCACTCGATGCCGGGGTCGGCGACCCCGGACGAGCAGCTCGACGCCGCCGGTGTCAGCGCCCCCGCCATCGCCGCCGCGGCCCGCAAGCTCCTCGCCGACTGA
- a CDS encoding TfoX/Sxy family DNA transformation protein, whose product MDSLQQLPNIGAVLADRLRRAGVDDAGELRRLGSGRAFEKIRPELPEDACTHTLLALEGALRGMRWTAIPQTERDTLVDRVLGCP is encoded by the coding sequence GTGGACTCCCTTCAGCAACTGCCGAACATCGGAGCGGTGCTCGCCGACCGGCTGCGCCGCGCAGGCGTGGACGACGCGGGCGAACTGCGCCGGCTCGGCTCGGGCCGGGCCTTCGAGAAGATCCGTCCGGAGCTTCCGGAGGACGCCTGCACGCACACCCTCCTGGCGCTCGAAGGGGCGCTGCGGGGGATGCGGTGGACCGCGATCCCGCAGACCGAGCGGGACACCCTCGTCGACCGCGTCCTGGGGTGCCCCTGA
- a CDS encoding isochorismatase family protein: MTATTLDARTALVVIDLQQGITALPTVHPSAEVVERAARLAAAFRARDLPVVLVNVTGVAPGRTDGGPGGPVSFPDGWADLVGELDRQPSDITVSKQQWGAFYGTGLDMELRRRGVTQIVLVGISTSIGVESTARDAFEAGYHVTIATDAVTDTDADAHANSVQRIFPRLGETGGTDEILALLPAAGN, translated from the coding sequence ATGACCGCGACCACCCTCGACGCCCGCACCGCGCTCGTCGTCATCGACCTCCAGCAGGGCATCACCGCGCTACCGACCGTCCACCCGTCCGCCGAGGTGGTCGAGCGCGCCGCCCGGCTCGCCGCCGCCTTCCGGGCGCGCGACCTGCCGGTGGTCCTGGTGAACGTCACCGGCGTGGCCCCCGGCCGCACCGACGGCGGCCCCGGCGGCCCCGTCTCCTTCCCCGACGGCTGGGCCGACCTCGTCGGGGAGCTGGACCGGCAGCCCTCCGACATCACCGTCAGCAAGCAGCAGTGGGGCGCGTTCTACGGCACCGGGCTCGACATGGAGCTGCGCCGGCGCGGGGTGACCCAGATCGTGCTGGTCGGCATCTCGACCAGCATCGGTGTGGAGTCCACCGCCCGCGACGCCTTCGAGGCCGGCTACCACGTCACGATCGCCACCGACGCGGTGACCGACACCGACGCGGACGCGCACGCCAACTCCGTGCAGCGGATCTTCCCGCGGCTCGGGGAGACCGGCGGCACCGACGAGATCCTGGCGCTGCTGCCCGCCGCCGGCAACTGA
- a CDS encoding cation diffusion facilitator family transporter, with product MADTSRDQGTRGAVLVALGANLVIAAAKTAAGLFAASPALLSEAAHSVADSLNEVFLLTSLRRSRRAPDRRHPFGYGKERYFWSLLAAVGIFVLGGCFSFYQGIHALGEHGGESRNGYLAGLAVLLVALLAEGGSLLRAVVQARRSEEGSDDPALRTVLAEDGTAVIGVLLAATGMIVHMATGDAEAEAAASMAVGVLLMVVATSLARTAHRQLIGLAADPGLRDEIEGLLARQPEIDTVEELLTMRLGMDSTLVAARIDLLGGMDSERVEEVSMRIRHSIRERWPAADRVFLDITDAGAERAERAAARGDAG from the coding sequence ATGGCAGACACGTCACGCGACCAGGGAACCCGCGGCGCCGTACTGGTCGCACTCGGCGCGAACCTCGTGATCGCCGCCGCCAAGACCGCCGCGGGCCTGTTCGCGGCCTCCCCCGCCCTGCTGTCCGAGGCCGCCCACTCGGTGGCCGACAGCCTGAACGAGGTCTTCCTGCTCACCTCGCTGCGCCGCTCCCGCCGCGCCCCGGACCGCCGGCACCCCTTCGGCTACGGCAAGGAGCGCTACTTCTGGTCGCTGCTCGCCGCGGTCGGGATCTTCGTGCTCGGCGGCTGCTTCTCCTTCTATCAGGGCATCCACGCGCTCGGCGAGCACGGCGGGGAGAGCCGGAACGGCTACCTCGCGGGCCTGGCGGTGCTGCTGGTGGCGCTGCTGGCCGAGGGCGGTTCGCTGCTGCGTGCGGTGGTCCAGGCCCGCCGGTCGGAGGAGGGCTCCGACGACCCGGCGCTGCGCACCGTCCTCGCGGAGGACGGCACCGCCGTGATCGGGGTGCTGCTCGCCGCCACCGGCATGATCGTGCACATGGCCACCGGCGACGCCGAGGCGGAGGCGGCCGCCTCGATGGCGGTCGGGGTGCTGCTGATGGTCGTGGCCACCAGCCTGGCGCGCACCGCGCACCGCCAGCTCATCGGCCTGGCCGCCGACCCCGGCCTGCGCGACGAGATCGAGGGCCTGCTCGCACGGCAGCCGGAGATCGACACCGTCGAGGAGCTGCTGACGATGCGGCTCGGCATGGACTCCACCCTGGTCGCCGCCCGGATCGACCTGCTGGGCGGGATGGACAGCGAGCGCGTCGAGGAGGTCAGCATGCGCATCCGGCACTCCATCCGCGAGCGCTGGCCCGCCGCGGACCGGGTCTTCCTGGACATCACCGACGCCGGTGCCGAGCGGGCGGAGCGCGCCGCCGCCCGCGGCGACGCCGGCTGA